From Methylomonas sp. EFPC3, a single genomic window includes:
- the trxB gene encoding thioredoxin-disulfide reductase, which yields MAAAKHCKLLILGSGPAGYTAAVYAARANLNPVMITGMQQGGQLTTTTEVDNWPGDVDGVQGPELMDRMLRHAERFNTEVIFDHIHTTDLSQKPFTLTGDAGVYTCDALIIATGASAKYLGLESEEAFKGKGVSACATCDGFFYRNKPVAVIGGGNTAVEEALYLANIASEVIVVHRRDKFRSEKILSDKLIEKSKSGNVRIEWNHELDEVLGDDMGVTGLRIKSTQDGATKELDVHGVFIAIGHTPNTDIFAGQLEMDHGYIVVKSGIHGNATATSVPGVFAAGDVMDSHYKQAITSAGAGCMAALDAEKYLDDLFG from the coding sequence ATGGCTGCAGCCAAGCATTGCAAACTTTTAATCCTAGGTTCCGGCCCGGCCGGCTACACCGCAGCCGTTTACGCCGCGCGCGCCAACCTGAATCCGGTCATGATCACCGGCATGCAACAAGGCGGACAATTGACCACCACCACCGAAGTCGACAACTGGCCCGGCGACGTCGACGGCGTGCAAGGTCCGGAATTGATGGACCGCATGCTGCGCCACGCCGAGCGCTTTAACACCGAAGTAATCTTCGACCACATCCACACCACCGATTTGTCGCAAAAGCCGTTCACGCTGACCGGCGATGCCGGCGTTTACACCTGCGATGCGTTAATTATCGCCACCGGCGCCTCGGCCAAGTATCTGGGCCTGGAATCCGAAGAAGCCTTCAAAGGCAAAGGCGTATCGGCTTGCGCCACCTGCGACGGTTTTTTCTACCGCAACAAGCCGGTCGCAGTGATCGGCGGCGGCAATACCGCGGTCGAAGAAGCCTTGTACCTTGCCAATATCGCCTCGGAAGTCATCGTCGTCCATCGCCGCGATAAATTCCGTTCCGAGAAAATCCTGTCCGACAAATTGATCGAGAAATCAAAATCCGGCAACGTCCGCATCGAATGGAACCACGAGCTGGACGAAGTGTTGGGCGACGACATGGGCGTCACCGGCCTCCGCATCAAAAGTACTCAGGACGGCGCGACCAAAGAACTGGACGTGCACGGCGTCTTTATCGCCATCGGCCACACACCGAACACCGACATTTTTGCCGGCCAACTGGAAATGGACCACGGCTACATCGTCGTTAAAAGCGGCATCCACGGTAACGCCACCGCCACCAGCGTACCGGGCGTGTTCGCCGCCGGCGACGTGATGGACTCGCATTACAAACAAGCCATCACCTCGGCCGGCGCCGGCTGCATGGCGGCATTGGATGCCGAAAAATATCTGGACGATTTGTTCGGTTAA
- the crtI gene encoding phytoene desaturase family protein: MKQNLGNQKVVVIGAGLGGLSAAISLASEGFQVELLEKNDKVGGKLNIMTQAGFTFDLGPSILTMPHVFEALFERAGKRMADYVAIEKVEPHWRNFFEDGTVVDLCEDPDHQRRELDKLGPQVYQEFQRFMAYSQELTQETEAGYFAKGLDGFWELLKFYGPLRSLKFDVFRTMNQGVRRFVSDPKLVDILNYFIKYVGSSPYDAPALMNLMPYIQYGYGLWYVKGGMYGLAQAMERLALELGVTIRVNVEVTEIERQNGRATGVRLADGERLPADILVSNMEVIPAMQKLLNSTPAELKPMQRFEPSCSGLVLHLGVDRIYPQLAHHNFFYSADSRAHFDAVFHSHRLSDDPTIYLVAPCKTDPAQAPAGCEIIKILPHIPHLDPEKPLSAEDYLALRERVLLKLERMGLTDLRRHIVTEEYWTPLDIEARYYSNLGSIYGVVADRNKNLGFKAPQRSSQLPNLYFVGGSVNPGGGMPMVTLSGQLVRDKILADMGVLR; the protein is encoded by the coding sequence ATGAAGCAAAACCTTGGGAATCAAAAAGTCGTGGTGATCGGCGCCGGCCTCGGCGGTTTGTCTGCGGCAATCTCGTTAGCCAGCGAAGGCTTTCAGGTCGAGTTGCTGGAAAAGAATGACAAGGTCGGCGGCAAACTCAATATCATGACCCAGGCCGGATTCACCTTCGATTTGGGGCCATCGATCCTGACCATGCCGCACGTGTTCGAAGCCTTATTCGAGCGGGCCGGCAAACGCATGGCCGATTATGTCGCTATCGAAAAAGTCGAACCGCACTGGCGCAATTTCTTCGAAGACGGCACCGTCGTCGACTTGTGCGAAGACCCGGACCACCAGCGCCGGGAACTGGACAAGCTCGGTCCGCAGGTCTACCAAGAATTTCAGCGTTTCATGGCGTATTCGCAAGAACTCACCCAAGAAACCGAAGCCGGATATTTCGCCAAAGGCCTGGACGGATTTTGGGAGCTGCTGAAATTCTACGGCCCGCTACGCAGTTTGAAATTCGACGTATTCCGCACCATGAACCAAGGCGTCCGCCGTTTCGTCTCGGATCCGAAACTGGTCGACATTCTGAATTATTTCATCAAGTACGTCGGTTCCTCGCCCTACGACGCGCCGGCCCTGATGAATCTGATGCCTTATATCCAGTACGGCTACGGCTTGTGGTACGTCAAAGGCGGTATGTACGGTCTGGCCCAGGCCATGGAACGACTGGCGTTGGAACTGGGCGTGACGATACGCGTTAATGTCGAAGTCACCGAAATCGAACGCCAAAACGGCCGGGCGACCGGCGTGCGTCTGGCCGATGGCGAACGGTTGCCGGCCGACATCTTGGTTTCGAACATGGAAGTGATCCCGGCGATGCAGAAGTTGCTAAACAGCACCCCGGCCGAGCTGAAACCAATGCAGCGCTTCGAACCGAGTTGCTCCGGACTGGTATTGCACCTGGGCGTTGACCGGATTTATCCGCAACTGGCCCACCACAATTTCTTTTATTCCGCCGATTCGCGGGCGCATTTCGACGCGGTGTTTCACAGCCACCGATTATCCGACGACCCCACCATCTACCTGGTCGCACCCTGCAAAACCGACCCGGCGCAGGCCCCGGCCGGTTGCGAAATCATCAAGATTCTGCCCCACATTCCGCATCTGGACCCGGAGAAACCGTTAAGCGCCGAGGATTACTTGGCTCTACGCGAACGGGTATTGCTGAAGCTGGAACGGATGGGACTGACCGATCTGCGCCGGCACATCGTCACCGAAGAATACTGGACGCCGCTGGATATTGAGGCCCGCTATTACTCGAACCTGGGCTCGATCTACGGCGTCGTGGCCGACCGCAACAAAAATCTGGGCTTCAAAGCGCCGCAACGCAGCAGCCAGTTGCCGAATTTGTATTTCGTCGGCGGCAGCGTCAATCCGGGCGGCGGCATGCCGATGGTGACGTTGTCCGGGCAATTGGTGCGGGACAAAATCTTGGCGGATATGGGCGTGTTGCGTTAG
- a CDS encoding isoprenylcysteine carboxylmethyltransferase family protein: MTWVRIFWFLVCLVWVGAEIGLARRQRAADGEIACDERHSQGRLWLFITLGLVLALLCKQLALLPIPLAYLPRQILALAIFAGGLYLRYTAVIGLGRFFTTHVAILNGHRLIEDGPYRLLRHPAYTGLLMALAAAGLAMGDGLALLSLLLCSGWALAHRIEIEERMLEQQFGDCYRDYRNRRWRLLPWIY; encoded by the coding sequence ATGACATGGGTGAGGATTTTTTGGTTTTTGGTTTGCCTGGTTTGGGTCGGCGCCGAGATCGGTCTGGCTCGACGGCAGCGGGCGGCGGATGGCGAAATCGCCTGCGACGAGCGCCATTCGCAAGGCCGGCTGTGGTTGTTCATTACGCTCGGGCTGGTATTGGCGCTGCTGTGCAAACAATTGGCGTTGCTGCCGATTCCGCTGGCCTATCTGCCACGGCAGATATTGGCCCTGGCAATTTTTGCCGGTGGCTTGTATCTGCGTTATACGGCAGTGATCGGTTTGGGCCGGTTTTTTACGACCCATGTGGCGATTTTGAACGGGCATCGCTTGATCGAGGACGGACCCTATCGTTTGTTGCGGCATCCGGCCTATACCGGCTTGTTAATGGCGTTGGCTGCCGCCGGGTTGGCAATGGGTGATGGCTTGGCGCTGCTCAGTCTTTTGCTGTGTTCGGGCTGGGCTCTGGCGCACCGGATAGAGATTGAGGAACGCATGCTGGAACAACAATTCGGCGACTGTTACCGCGACTATCGGAACCGTCGTTGGCGCTTGCTGCCATGGATATACTGA
- a CDS encoding ABC transporter ATP-binding protein: protein MQPIIELNQVYKDYPQAGGRQTVLHGIDLRIAAGEFVAIVGPSGNGKSTLLNLIAGIDHPSRGEIVVAGHALQNLGNERLARWRGEHVGIVFQFFQLLPALSLLQNVILPMDFLGRLSKTQRRERALQLLDSVGLSGAADRLPSQVSGGQQQRAAIARALANDPPLIVADEPTGNLDSASADAVFDLFSHLRDRGKTLLMVTHNEALADAASRKLEIRDGRLHADSHWEPR, encoded by the coding sequence ATGCAGCCCATTATCGAACTGAATCAGGTCTACAAGGATTACCCGCAAGCCGGCGGCCGGCAAACGGTATTGCACGGCATCGATTTGCGCATTGCCGCCGGCGAATTCGTCGCGATTGTCGGCCCGTCCGGCAACGGTAAATCCACCCTATTGAACCTGATCGCCGGCATCGACCACCCCAGCCGCGGCGAAATCGTCGTCGCCGGCCACGCCCTGCAAAACCTCGGCAACGAACGCCTGGCACGCTGGCGCGGCGAGCATGTCGGCATCGTGTTTCAGTTCTTCCAACTGCTGCCGGCGCTAAGCCTGCTGCAAAACGTGATTCTGCCGATGGACTTCCTCGGCCGATTGAGCAAAACGCAACGCCGCGAGCGGGCGCTGCAATTACTGGACAGCGTGGGCTTAAGCGGCGCAGCCGACCGCCTCCCGAGTCAGGTATCCGGCGGCCAACAGCAACGGGCCGCCATCGCCCGCGCCCTGGCCAACGATCCGCCGTTGATCGTCGCCGACGAACCGACCGGCAATCTGGACAGCGCCAGCGCCGATGCCGTGTTCGATTTGTTCAGCCATCTGCGCGACCGCGGCAAAACCCTGCTGATGGTCACCCATAACGAGGCGCTGGCCGATGCCGCCAGCCGCAAACTGGAAATCCGCGACGGTCGGCTGCACGCCGATAGCCATTGGGAGCCGCGTTGA
- a CDS encoding ABC transporter permease, with product MSALAYKFRADLWRHKGRSLLAVASIAIGLFGVGTIFGMIDLLLAKMDAAHRLSQPSHLNLILRSDADPGVLQQIAAQPDVAGIEALNQLNLRFRPTPESAWQNGSLIIRSDYTRQLYDKSALVAGNWPVSGKLAIENLSAQNTGLGLGSNVQIQTERGTLSFPLDGIVRHPFVKPPKFGGQAVFFGSVADAKLFGLAPHGFRQLLIRIRQPYSEDKARAAAVQIRTLLAEHGVAANATLLQDPDRHWGRPFLAGINGVLEIMALAALALSASLIVNTVSAHIAQQTSQIGVMKAIGGSHLAVAGLYLSETLLLAFVSILVAAPPAALAADLGSCRLLAIFNIDCGGFELPYRALAYLVAGGLLVPLLAAAGPVWRGATMTVRDAIASYGLGADFGNARIDRWLQGLAGRWLPTVYAAALGNLFRRKTRLLLTQIVLVVAGAAFLSLTSLIASVNLTLDNEMARSRYSLKLGFVNDQPKPMLQDAIKAADPDCTIETWRRLPLELGHDRGIFRQKGSMGLQLLALPAASENYRPRMESGRWLQADDAGRAVLVLNAETAALNGIQPGDTVEATIGRHRQTWQVVGLYRWLAGSQYAVEPVYAPLETVEKSVGGGSASLALVSAPVGTREEESGRLHRLSEMLQQRGVALDIYNTHGRQEQREFARHQFQPVIGALSGLAAMLAAVGGIGLSGALAIGVLQRSREIGVLRAIGAPSPTLFRLFMLEGLFHGILAWLISLPLGYWAGEPLAKQLGETMLGVSLDYQFAAAAAWSWLGLILLLAAAASYFPARKAATMAIHDCLSH from the coding sequence TTGAGCGCGCTGGCTTATAAATTCCGCGCCGATTTGTGGCGCCACAAAGGCCGCAGCCTGTTGGCGGTCGCCAGCATCGCCATCGGCTTGTTCGGCGTCGGCACCATATTCGGCATGATCGATTTGTTGCTGGCGAAAATGGATGCCGCCCACCGCTTATCGCAGCCTTCGCACCTGAATCTGATATTGCGTAGCGATGCCGATCCCGGCGTGTTACAGCAAATCGCGGCACAACCCGATGTTGCCGGGATCGAAGCGCTGAACCAATTGAATTTGCGGTTCCGGCCAACGCCGGAAAGCGCCTGGCAGAACGGCAGCCTGATCATCCGCAGCGATTACACCCGCCAGCTTTACGACAAGTCCGCTTTGGTCGCCGGCAACTGGCCCGTATCGGGCAAGCTCGCTATCGAAAACCTGTCGGCACAAAACACCGGCCTCGGCCTTGGCAGCAACGTACAAATACAAACCGAGCGCGGGACGCTCAGCTTCCCGCTGGACGGCATCGTCCGCCATCCCTTCGTCAAACCGCCCAAATTCGGCGGCCAGGCCGTATTCTTCGGCTCGGTCGCGGATGCAAAACTATTCGGACTCGCCCCTCACGGTTTTCGCCAACTACTGATACGGATTCGGCAACCTTACAGCGAAGACAAGGCCCGTGCCGCCGCCGTCCAGATCCGCACCCTGCTCGCCGAACACGGCGTCGCCGCCAACGCTACATTACTGCAAGACCCCGACCGACATTGGGGCCGGCCATTTCTGGCCGGTATCAACGGTGTGTTGGAAATCATGGCCTTGGCCGCGTTGGCGCTGTCCGCCAGCCTGATCGTCAACACCGTATCGGCCCATATCGCCCAACAAACCAGCCAGATCGGCGTGATGAAGGCGATCGGCGGCAGCCATCTCGCAGTCGCCGGTTTGTACCTGAGCGAAACCCTGTTGCTGGCGTTTGTGTCCATCCTGGTCGCCGCGCCGCCGGCGGCACTGGCGGCTGATCTGGGCTCGTGCCGGCTGCTGGCTATTTTCAATATCGACTGCGGCGGATTCGAACTCCCCTATCGCGCGCTGGCGTATCTGGTGGCCGGCGGCTTGCTGGTGCCGCTGCTGGCCGCAGCCGGGCCGGTATGGCGCGGAGCGACGATGACCGTACGCGATGCGATTGCCAGCTACGGCCTGGGCGCGGATTTCGGCAACGCCCGAATCGACCGCTGGCTACAAGGTTTGGCGGGCCGCTGGTTGCCTACCGTTTACGCCGCCGCGCTCGGCAATCTGTTCCGCCGCAAAACCCGACTGTTGTTGACCCAAATCGTCTTGGTCGTGGCCGGCGCGGCGTTTTTGAGCCTGACCAGTCTGATCGCCTCGGTCAACCTGACCTTGGACAACGAAATGGCCCGCAGCCGCTATTCCTTGAAATTGGGCTTCGTCAACGACCAACCCAAGCCAATGCTGCAAGACGCGATCAAAGCCGCCGATCCGGACTGCACGATCGAAACTTGGCGCCGCCTGCCACTGGAACTCGGCCACGACCGCGGCATTTTCCGCCAAAAAGGCAGTATGGGCCTGCAATTGCTCGCACTACCGGCCGCTAGCGAAAACTACCGGCCCCGGATGGAGAGCGGCCGCTGGCTGCAGGCCGACGACGCCGGCCGGGCCGTACTGGTGCTGAATGCCGAAACGGCAGCCTTGAACGGCATCCAACCGGGCGACACCGTCGAAGCGACAATCGGCAGACATCGCCAAACTTGGCAAGTCGTGGGTTTGTACCGCTGGCTGGCCGGCAGCCAATATGCCGTGGAACCGGTCTACGCGCCGCTGGAGACCGTCGAAAAATCGGTTGGCGGCGGTTCCGCATCGTTGGCGCTGGTGTCGGCACCGGTGGGGACACGGGAGGAGGAATCCGGCCGCTTGCACCGGCTCAGCGAAATGTTGCAACAGCGCGGCGTCGCCCTGGATATTTACAACACTCACGGCCGGCAGGAACAACGCGAATTCGCCCGCCACCAATTTCAACCGGTGATCGGAGCCTTATCCGGCTTGGCGGCGATGCTGGCCGCGGTCGGCGGTATCGGCCTTTCCGGCGCGTTGGCCATCGGCGTGTTGCAACGCAGCCGGGAAATCGGCGTGTTGAGAGCGATCGGCGCGCCGTCGCCGACCTTGTTCCGGCTGTTCATGCTGGAAGGTCTGTTCCACGGCATTCTGGCTTGGCTGATCAGCTTGCCGCTCGGCTACTGGGCTGGCGAACCACTTGCCAAACAACTTGGCGAAACCATGCTCGGGGTCAGCCTGGACTATCAATTCGCTGCGGCGGCGGCTTGGTCATGGCTGGGCTTGATCCTGCTATTGGCTGCGGCGGCCTCGTATTTCCCGGCTCGGAAAGCAGCCACAATGGCAATCCACGACTGTTTGTCGCATTGA
- a CDS encoding aldehyde dehydrogenase family protein, producing the protein MATLQAFSPLDGRLLGEYPVATEDDIRRTLQRARAAASIWSETPVKQRCRILAKFGELLLAELDAIVDCLRLTSGKVACEALLGEIYPLLDLLAYYRKHAPDILAERGVTTSPFAFPGATAKVCYRPVGVAAVISPWNYPFQLSVAPLLTALFAGNAVILKPSELSLPVGQLIVDLFQRLDLPPDLVQWLPGDGAVGAQLIDAGPDLVFFTGSLAGGQAVMRQAAQHPIPVLLELGGKDAMLVFADADLDRAAAAAVYGAFSNSGQVCVSVERLYLQRQCHDQFLQRLLDASKQLRVGTGADAELGAMVSGRQIELIKAHYDDALAQGAVASGPLVCDGNFVRPLVLWNVHHGMRVMREESFGPLLPVMAFDSEADAVALANDSEFGLNASVWSRDIAKAERVAQQLQVGNWAVNDVIKNIGHAGLPFGGVKRSGFGRYHGAEGLLAFSYPVSGLTSRSHLPKEPNWFPYSAQHYRALQGYLDFVHGGGSLRQRIKRNWPALQAFREYSAFDLVQRWHNLKLLLSWHRK; encoded by the coding sequence GTGGCGACGTTACAGGCTTTTTCGCCCTTGGATGGCCGCTTGCTCGGCGAATACCCGGTCGCCACCGAGGACGACATCCGCCGGACCCTGCAGCGCGCCCGTGCCGCGGCCAGTATTTGGAGCGAAACGCCGGTCAAGCAACGCTGCCGGATTCTGGCGAAATTCGGCGAACTGCTCCTGGCCGAACTCGACGCCATCGTCGATTGCCTGCGGCTGACCTCCGGCAAGGTGGCTTGCGAAGCCTTGCTCGGCGAGATCTATCCGCTGCTGGATTTGCTGGCGTATTACCGTAAACACGCGCCGGATATTTTGGCCGAACGCGGCGTGACGACGTCGCCGTTCGCTTTTCCCGGCGCCACTGCCAAGGTCTGTTACCGGCCTGTCGGCGTCGCCGCGGTGATTTCGCCGTGGAATTACCCGTTTCAATTGTCGGTGGCGCCGCTGTTGACTGCCTTGTTCGCCGGCAATGCCGTGATTTTGAAACCTTCCGAACTCAGCCTGCCGGTCGGCCAACTGATTGTCGATTTGTTCCAACGCCTGGATTTGCCGCCGGATTTGGTGCAATGGTTGCCTGGCGACGGTGCGGTCGGCGCCCAATTGATCGACGCCGGCCCGGATCTGGTGTTTTTCACCGGCAGTTTGGCGGGTGGGCAGGCGGTGATGCGCCAGGCGGCGCAGCATCCGATTCCGGTCTTGCTGGAATTGGGCGGCAAGGACGCGATGTTGGTGTTCGCTGACGCCGATTTGGATCGGGCCGCCGCTGCCGCGGTTTACGGCGCGTTCAGCAACAGCGGTCAGGTTTGCGTCTCGGTGGAACGCCTGTACCTGCAACGCCAGTGCCACGACCAATTTCTGCAGCGCTTGCTCGACGCCAGCAAACAACTGCGGGTCGGTACCGGTGCCGATGCCGAGTTGGGGGCGATGGTTTCCGGCCGGCAAATCGAACTGATCAAGGCGCACTACGACGACGCACTGGCGCAAGGCGCTGTAGCTTCCGGACCGTTGGTTTGCGACGGCAACTTCGTCCGGCCGCTGGTGTTGTGGAATGTGCACCACGGCATGCGCGTGATGCGGGAAGAGAGTTTCGGCCCCTTGCTGCCGGTGATGGCATTCGACAGCGAAGCCGATGCGGTAGCGCTGGCCAACGACAGCGAGTTCGGTTTGAATGCCTCGGTCTGGAGCCGCGATATCGCTAAAGCCGAACGGGTGGCTCAGCAACTGCAAGTCGGCAACTGGGCCGTCAACGACGTGATCAAGAATATCGGCCATGCCGGCTTGCCGTTCGGCGGCGTCAAACGCAGCGGTTTCGGCCGTTATCACGGTGCGGAAGGCCTGCTGGCGTTCAGCTACCCGGTGTCCGGGTTGACCAGCCGCAGCCATTTGCCGAAGGAACCCAACTGGTTTCCGTATTCGGCGCAACATTACCGGGCGTTGCAAGGCTACCTCGATTTCGTCCACGGCGGCGGTTCGCTGCGGCAACGCATAAAACGCAATTGGCCGGCCTTACAGGCGTTTCGCGAATATTCGGCGTTCGATCTGGTCCAGCGCTGGCACAACCTGAAATTACTGCTGTCTTGGCATAGGAAATAG
- a CDS encoding methyl-accepting chemotaxis protein — protein sequence MFSIFTRKREIEELQQHLAKANQRVERQDNELEQLRRRLQAADNTNAELEQQLRSQAGTVRHLQNFGQSLITMQGSLLTLANRLRDEKDNAVEAQGISLNSSNAIERISKNLANLADASSTAAKQAGSLDQSSREIIGVVKLIHDIADQTNLLALNASIESARAGEQGRGFAVVADEVRTLAQRTAEATNKIAKLAESIRIASGGTRDQMNSLAEQSLSFSEDGQRATGTMRELLDFSVTMEQVVAASSLRSFCELAKLDHLIYKFELYKVLFHLSQKSVHDFAQHTECRLGKWYYQGEGKACFSQLPGYHDIEQPHISVHASAINALKAHAAGDNETMLREVGNMEDASLQVLANLEKMAHSAELNSNLLCQAKHA from the coding sequence ATGTTTTCCATATTTACCCGCAAACGCGAAATCGAAGAGTTGCAGCAACACCTGGCCAAAGCCAATCAACGTGTCGAGCGACAGGATAACGAGCTCGAACAACTGCGTCGGCGTTTACAAGCGGCCGACAATACCAACGCCGAACTGGAACAGCAGTTGCGCAGCCAGGCCGGTACGGTGCGGCATTTGCAAAACTTCGGCCAATCTTTAATCACGATGCAAGGCAGTTTGCTGACGCTGGCAAACCGCCTGCGCGATGAGAAAGACAATGCCGTCGAAGCGCAAGGCATCTCCCTGAACAGCAGCAACGCCATCGAACGCATTTCCAAAAACCTGGCCAATCTGGCCGACGCCTCCAGCACTGCCGCAAAGCAAGCCGGGTCGCTGGATCAGAGCTCGCGGGAAATCATCGGTGTCGTCAAGTTGATCCACGATATCGCCGATCAAACCAATTTACTGGCGTTAAACGCGTCGATCGAATCGGCCCGTGCCGGCGAACAGGGGCGCGGTTTTGCCGTCGTCGCCGACGAGGTGCGGACCCTGGCGCAAAGAACCGCCGAGGCCACCAATAAAATCGCCAAACTCGCCGAATCGATCCGGATTGCCAGCGGCGGCACCCGCGACCAGATGAACTCGCTGGCGGAACAGTCGCTCAGCTTCAGCGAAGACGGCCAGCGCGCCACCGGCACGATGCGCGAACTGCTGGATTTTTCGGTAACGATGGAACAAGTGGTGGCCGCGTCGTCGTTACGCAGTTTTTGCGAGCTGGCAAAACTGGACCATCTGATTTACAAGTTCGAGCTGTACAAAGTGCTGTTCCATTTATCGCAAAAATCGGTGCACGATTTTGCGCAACACACCGAATGCCGCTTGGGAAAATGGTATTACCAGGGCGAGGGCAAGGCCTGTTTTTCGCAATTGCCCGGTTACCACGACATCGAGCAACCGCATATTTCGGTGCACGCCAGTGCCATCAACGCGCTAAAAGCGCATGCTGCCGGCGATAACGAAACCATGCTGCGCGAGGTCGGGAATATGGAGGACGCCAGCCTGCAAGTGCTGGCAAATCTGGAAAAGATGGCACATAGCGCGGAGCTGAACAGCAATTTGCTGTGTCAGGCCAAACACGCCTGA